From the Macaca nemestrina isolate mMacNem1 chromosome 18, mMacNem.hap1, whole genome shotgun sequence genome, the window caaaaaaaaacacagctaCTCCACCTGCAAGAAGTTCTTGTTTGTGCTTATGGCAGGGGCACATATTTGCACAGCCCGTGGGGCTGGGAAGGTGTGTTTGTCCTGAAGAGAGCCTCTCCCTGGGACCCCAACAGCCAGTACCATGGAGCTCCCTTGCACCAGGCTGGAGTCAGCAAGACCCTGGAGGTGTCAGAGGTCCAGTCCACTCAGCAGGGTCGGGAAACACTGTTCCGGAAGCAGGCAGGCTGGATTCTCGCTGGTCCTGCCACATCTCTCCCAGCGGAGACCCAGATTCGCTCAGTTCCCATCCAAGGTATTCAGCACACCTGCTCCAGGCAGCCACGCCCCCGGACACCTGAAGCTAGGACCCCGCAGCAGGAGCCCACCAGACAAATCCACGACACCTCCTCAGGCTTCTGGGTCGAGTTCTCCATCATCCGGGCACGACCCTGTCTCATCCAGCCAGACTAGGAGAAAGAGGGGATGGTGACACCTGGATGCACCCCgcccccaccacacccaggcccGCTTCCCTGGGAGCTGCAGGGCTGAGGCCTCTGGGATTCCTTGCTTTCTGGTGCTgccagaggcagagatgggaccCAGCCCAGTGATGCTGGATCCTTCTGGGTGAGTCGGATCCCAGAGCTGCTTAAGTTTCAGAGGAACTCCTCCCAGGGTTCAGGAACCTCCCTAGGGCTCGGACCCTGCAGAGTAACCCTGTGTCTCCCCTCTGCCCACACTGGTCCTGGAAGCAGGCAAAGTGGCATgatcccattttataggtgaggacacaggctcagagagggaagaGACTGTGACAGCTGAGCTAAGGACCTGGGCCTCTGTCCGCCCACACTGGGCTCTCTGATTAGACAGCACTGGGGTGCAGGAGGAGCACTGCAGCAGGAGCCCAGCTCTTCTCCCACCTTGCTGTGTGTCCCTGGGCAAGGCACTGTCCCTCTCTGGACCTGTTTGTTTCCCCATTTCTAAACTAGAGATAAGGGTTggaatgagaattaaatgagatttgTGAAAAGCATTTAGCCTGGTGCCAGGCACTTGGAAAGGTCACAGAGGAAGGCACCCCACTGCACCCACCATGGCTCCACCCAGCACCTGCACTGGTCCAACCCAGAGGGGCCTGACAGCTTTCTCCCAGTCACTTGCTCTGCTGGGCAAGCGGAGACCCAAGCTCAGGACATCTGGAAGGGTCTACAGATCCCCCCTCCCAGACAGCCTTCCACGTACCCTACATCAGCCTCATGGGTGCCGTGTCGCTTACATGGGCCCAGCGAGACCCACGTCACAATGGCTGTCAACTAACTGATGCCACCTGTGGGGAGGGCATCCGGCCTGGGGGCCATGGTGTGAAGTGCAGATCACACAGTCTGGGGCTGCTTCCCCGCTGCACCACTGACCAGATGCACGGCAAGTGTCTCAGCCTCTCTCAACCTCAGATTACCCATTTCTAAAATGGGGAtgcggctgggtgcggtggctcatgcctgtaatcccatcactttgggaggcccaggcaggcggatcacctgaggtcaggagtttgagaccagcctgaccaacacgacgaaaccccatatctactaaaatacaaaaattagctgggcatggtggtgggcatctgtaatcctagctattcaggaggctaaggcagaagaatcacttgaacaagggagatggaggttgcagttagccgagattgcaccacagcactccagcctgagcaacagagcaaaactccatctcaaaaaataaataaatacaaataataaaatggggaTGAAATCTGTACTTAACTCTGAGAATTCCTGTAAGAACTAAATAAGAAAATCCACTCATTACACTCAGTACAGTGCAACCTATCATGACCATCCCCAATATCATTATTATTCATAGCAGCAGCCTTCAGCACCTGGTGTAGGCCCagctcaataaatctttgctcGATGAATACATGAACAATTTGTCCCACCAGCACCAGAGGTATCACCGAGGGACAGGTGGGGGAGCCGATTTGGGCCTGTGTCCCACCTCCTCACCCTCTCCCTGGGAAGAACTCTATTTCCTCCCTGCTCCCAGCAGTGAGCTGCATCTGGAAGGCCCAGGGTCCGGCCCCAGCCTGGGCATGGGCTGTGTTTCCAAGTCTGTCCTGTCCAGCCAAACTGCAGCAGCCAACAAGATGGAGGAGCGGTCCTCCCGCTGGCAGGGGAAGGAGCATCCATCAATTACCTTGGCTGGCGGGAGCCACAGTGTGGCAGGCCAGCCCGGCCCCATCCATCAATCGTACTGGCTGCTGGCAGAAGCTGTCTACTAATTACTTAACACGCCGCGTCGTGCTGAGGCTGGCGCCGTGGCAGGGGGCTCACGGTGCAGTGTACACAGGTCTGACCATAAATGCTTAATGAACCCAGGGGGAGGTGGGGACGCAAGCTCGGCCCCGTGGCCCAGAAGGACGCCCCTGAGAGCTGTCTCCACCAGGCCACCAGGCCCCCAGACCCGACCCTGCTTGGCGGCAGAGGAGACGGCCTCACCTGTGTTCCCCGAGTCCCTCGGCAGCATCATgcctgtgggggtggggggcgtgATGATGATGTCGGGCACATCCAGGTGCTTGTCGTTCAGGACGGGGGCCTCTtcgtggctgctgctgctgctgctgacacACATTTTAAAGCCTGAGAAGCCAGGCGTGGAGCACACACGCACGTACACACACAACAGAGAGACAGGCATCAGTGGCCGCCAGGAACCGCGGGTGCCACCCCCCCTTCATCACCTGAGTCCTGATGCCTCGCAGCAAGGGGCGCAGCTGTCCCCGCATCACAGATGAAAACCTGAGTCTCAGGAATGTCAAAGGAGCCCCCAACACATCTCCCAGAACCATGAGTCGGGAAACAGATTTTGGGAAATGCTGATCACAGGCTAGTTGGCCTCTAGGTCCAGTTTTCAGccttcaccatgtggcccagccAGCTGCAGCCCCATTTCTGGCCACTAGCCCCTACTCTGCAAAGCGCTCACACTTCCCCAGACTCCCTGGGCTCCCGGGGCCCTTTTGtgcctttgcatatgctgttccccTGGCCTGGGATGCTCTTTCTTCCTCTGCCTGAGTGACAAGCTCCTGCTTATCCTTCAAAGCCTGGTGCAACGGGCTCTTCCTTGGGAAAGGTGTCCCAGCAGATCTGGCCTCTCCCTCTTCTGCCTGTCTGCGTTTACTCATTCATCAATGAATgacatgatttgtttttatttctacctCTCTTTGCTGTGAACACCTGGAGGACAGTCTCTACTTCATTCATCTGTGTTTCCCTTGAGCTCAGCACATGCTCGAGACAGAGTAAGTAGGAgtgctttaaattttaaatgcgggctgggtggtggctcatgcctataatcctagcactttgggaggccgaggtgggcagatcacttgaggtaaggagttcaagaccagcctggccaacatggtgaaacctcgtctctactaaaatacaaaaattagctgggcgtgatagcacacacctgtaatcccagctactcgggaggctgaagcaggagaatcacttgaacccgggaggcagagattgaagtgagctgagatcgcaccattgcactctaacctaagtgacagagtgagactccatcaaaaaaaaaaggccaggtgcggtggcttacaactataatcccagcactttgggaggccaaggcgggcagatcacctaaggtcaggagttcaagaccagcctgaccaacacggagaaaccctgtctctactaaaaataaaaataaaaaaattagctgggcatggtgttgtgtgcctgtaatcccagctactcgggaggctgaggcaggagaatcgcttgaacctgggaggcagaggttgaagtgagttgagattgcaccattgcacttcagcctaagtgacagagtaagaatccatctaaaaaaaaaaaaaaaaaaaaaggccgggcatggtggtttatacctgtaatcccagcactttgggaggccgaggtgggcagatcacttgaggtcaggagttcaagaccagcctggccaacatggtgaaacccccgtctctactaaaatacaaaaattagctgggcgtggtggcacacacctgtaatctcagttactcaggaggctgaggcaagagaattgcttgaacctgggaggcagaggttgaagtgagctgagatcctaccattgcactccagcctaagtgacagagtgagactctgtctaaacaaaaagaaggctaggcacggtggctcacacctgtaatcccagcactttgggaggccgaagtgggcggatcacctaaggtcgggagtttgagaccagcctgaccaacatggagaaaccccatctctactaaaactacaaaaaaagttagctgggcatggtggtgtgtgcctgtaatcccagctactcgggaggctgaggcaggagaatagctttaacccaggaggcagaggttgcagtgagcctagatcgtgccatcacactccagcctgggcaacaagagtgaaactccgtctcaaaataataataataataattttaaacacaACCAAAAACCCTTCAGGCAGCATTAAGCTAGGTGTTACAATCCTTGTCTCTATGCCCCATCACTTTGGTTTTGCCCCAAACAATGCCAGGCTGGGATAAATTAGCTCAAGTATCAGAGCCCTTGACCAAAGGGAGAAGCTGAGTAATAAGGGGTTGGGGGGGTATTTTTCCTACTGTTCTCGGGCCTTCCTTGACCACTATTAGGACAATGTTCCTAAGTGACCATTGTAGGGTCAGTGGGGGGGTTCTAAAACATGGCTCTGAGAGGTGGAGTCTAAGCCCTTGAGTGTGGGTGGACTTAGTGACTTGCTTCCAACAATAGGACAGACAtgatggtgtgtgacttccacagtGAGGTTATAAAAGACATTGCAACTTCCTCTTTGCTCTCTCTTGGAACACTTGCTCTTGGGGAAGCCAGTCACCATGTTACAAGGATGCTCAAGCTGTGGAGAAGCTCATGTGGGTGAGGAATCAAGGCCTCTAGCGAACAACCACGAGGGAGCCACCTCAGCCCCAGAGCCTCCAGCCCCAGTCCAGCCATCAGATGAGACTGCAGCCCTGGCTAACATTTTGGATGTAACATCATGATtgaccctgagccagaaccacccagatAAGCCACTCCtcaattcctgacccacagaaactctGAGATAATAAAGGTTTGATGTTTAAGTCACAAAGTTTTGGCATAGTTTGTTATGCAGTGATAGATTACTGATAGAGTTAGCAAATCTTTCCCTGACTCCAATAGGAAGGGATGGCAGGTGCACAGTGGGAATCTCATACCTGGCTGTGGGGAAATCACAGGGGGCTTCTCAGGGCAACTTTTGTTCACCTAAGGGGTGTTCCTCTGAGAGGCAGGTTACACCTGAGCTGTCAGGGACAATCTGTTTGAATCCacaaaaaaaagtacaactaGAGGACCTGGAGCCATGCCATTCAGGCCAAATTCTTGTTTCATCTGCAACTTGACCAAGGTGGTAGGCTCAGAAAAACTGAAGGCAGCAGGCACATTGGCTTTGGAATCAGgccaccagctgtgtgaccccgGGTGCACTGCACCTCCTCTCCAGGCCCTTCGTGTAGTAAAGAATTTAACCTTGCCTAAAAAGAGGTCTGGTCTCCGTCCATGGTTTCTGGGAGGTGCTCTCTAAGCCCTTGGAATATCTTGCCTGATAGGAGAGTCTTTGTTTGCCAGGGGCTGTGGTTACACTGGGTGTCCAAAGGCATGATTGATGGAGGGGGGCTCTGAGTCATGCCCAGAGAGATGGCAGCCTGCAGGCTGAGCTCCAAAGTGAGCAATCAATCAGCCTCTAGAGGAGCTCCAGTGCCTTCGTCTCCTGGGGTTGCCACAACAAAGCACCATCAACCGGGTGGCTGGAACAACAGACACTCATTGTCTTATagatctggaggccagaagttccagatccaggtgtcggcagggttggttcctccaGAGGCTGCAAGGGAGACTGTTCCAAGCCTGtcccctggcttctggtggttgtTGACAATCTAGCGTTCCTAGGCTTATAGAAGCTCCCCATCTCTGCCTCTTGCCTTCACATTGTATTCTCCCTGTGTCTTGTCTCTGTCCAGATTCCCGCCCCCAAttcccagctttttttttgagacaggtcttgctctgtcgcccaggctgcagtgcagtggcatgatcgcagctcactgcaacctctgcctctcaggttcaaacaattctcctgcctcagcctcccaagtagttgggattacaggcatgcaccagcacgcccagctaatttttgtatttttcgtagagccagggtctcaccatattgaccaggctggtctcaaactcctgacctcaggtgatccacccacctcggcctcccaaagtgctgggatcacaggcatgagccactgcacccagcgcaGATTTCCCTTTTTTGATAAGGACACCCGTCATATTGGACTAGGAGCTCACACTACTaaaatgacctcatcttaactcatTACACCTGCAAAGACACTACTCCCAAGAAGGCCACATTTTGAGGCCCTGGGGTGAGGAGGTTGACTTAGGAATTTTTGGGAGACACAGTTCAATCCATAATGCCCTGTAAGAACTCTGGACACGGAGGCCAGGGGCTTCCCTCCTGGCAATGCTCCGTGCTGTCACTCACCACCGTCAGGAGGAGTTGGCACTGCCCATGGCTCCACAGGGAGGGGACAGTGGGAGCCTGTGCCTGGAGCTCTCATGGGATCTGCCCTGTGAGCGTCTTCCCTTTGGTCTTAACCTAGGTCCCTTCCCTGGAATGAGCCATAGCCAGGAATCAGAGCCTCTAGTGACTTCTGTGGGTCCTTTCAGCAACTGAACAAACATGAGGGTGGCTTGGGGAACCCCCAAACTTGCAGCTGCTGGCAGAGGGTGGGTGGTCATGTGTGCCCCCCACCCCAACTTCTGTTAGTCTAACTCTTTGCAGCTTTCTTGTTTTCATGGACAAGCACGGGGTGGTAGTGGCAGAATCAGCTGAGTCCCTGGGCTAGGGAGAGACCGCCACGGTTCCTGGCACACACGGCTGGTGTGAGGTGACCACGATGAACCCCATTTGACCTGTGCACAGCCAGTCACTTCCCTCCCCTCATTCTCAGCCCAGTGACCAGCATCCGCCCCTCACTCAGGCACTGCCCCGTCACCTCCCTACCTTCTGAACCCCAACCGTGTTTCCTCCTTTGGAagactgtatgtatgtatgtatgtatgtatgtatgtatgtatgtatgtatgagacggagtcttgctctgttgcccagcctggaatgcagtggcttgatctcggctcactgcaacctccgtctcctgggttcaagtgattcttctgcctcagcttcctgagtagctgggactacaggcgcccgccaccacacccagctaattttttttttttgaagctgaGTCtcgctcattgcccaggctggagtgcagtggtgcgatctcagctcactgcaagctctgcctcccgggttcacaccattctcctgcctcagcctcccgagtagctgggactacaggtgcccgccaccatgcccggctaagtttttgtatttttagtagagacagggtttcaccatgttggccaggatggtctcgatctcctgatctcgtgatccacctgccttggcctcccaaagtgctgggcttacaggcatgagccaccgcgcccggtcttgGAAGATTCTTGGCCCCTGACTGGGTAGTTTTGAGGGAAGAGGCCACTTCAGCCTGACAGAACTCTAAGCCCCTCAGCAGCACCCACATAGCCCCTCCGAAGCAGGTCTAACGCAGTGGGGTTTGAACCGTCTTTAAAGAAGAGAACGTTTCTCCTGCAATCTTGCACAGAAGCCCAGAGTGTGAAACAAATCAGAGGAAGTCACTTGGAGAGAGGCATCCCTACCCCAAACAACCACAAACAAAAGGATGTGTTGCCAACCGCCCAGACAAGCTACGGGGTCCGTAGGCGTGGGCTCCTTCAGGCTCCATTGCCACCGTGCTCGGTGTCACCAGCCCCATctcacagatgtggaaactgggGACCTAAGAGAGTAATATCTGCACACAACTGAACAGCTagtgggaggcagagccaggatccaTCCCCAAACTGGAATCTGGCTGACCCCAAGAGCCGGTGCTTCCCGTAGCCATGATCCCATGTAACAGCCCCCATGTAACTGCAAGGGGCCAGGCAGAAAATATTTGATCTCTGTGAGCCACACAAACTACACACACGACTTTGCCACGGCAGCCTGAAGGCAGCCACAGACAACGCGGAAATGAacgagcatgactctgtctcaataaaacttGATTTCTAACAGCAGGCGTCAGGCAGGATTGGGTCTTGGGGCTGTGGTTGCCAATCCTTCCTCTATAACATCCAGGACTGACTGCGGAGGAGAGCTGGGATCGAGGACACACCCGATGTTGTAACTGGCAAAAACAGAACCTCGAAAGCTTGAGGCTTGCTCATGCCAAAAACAAAAGCCACAGCCAGAAGCCCGGCGGCAGGTGGGCAGGGCAGCCCCCTCTTGAAGGGCTGCGTGtgaggaaatgaatgaattcacGAAAGTACTTTGCCCAGCCAGCTGCCCCGTAAGTGTTCTCTATTATCATCCATAAAGAGCTCCTTGTGGAGGCCCCCGACAAAAGGAATCGCTGATGATCATATCTGTAACAGGAGGGAGCCTCCCTGCTCAGTCTCCAAACCCCTTCCTCGGTGAATACTCCaagattctaaaataaaacaccCCACATTTGCATTTTTACATGGTCTGGAGCTTGAGGACAAAACCCACACATATAATCTGGAAGGATCAGGTTCTCAGTGAGCCCTGGAGAGGCAGAAGTCTCAGAGGAGAGGGGgttggagggagaggaggaaaggaagggaggagggaggagaaaacagagggaaggaggagaggggaggagggagaacagggagggaggaggaagagggggaagaggagggagggaggaggaagaggaggaagggaaggaagagaggagggaagaaggagaggggaggaaggaggaggaagggagggaggagaggagaaggaagcaggagggaaggaggatagagggagggaaggggagagggaagaagggggaaggggagagggaaggagggagaagaaggaggaggaaagacagggcaggaaggggaagagaggaggaggagggaagagacagggaagaggaagaaggaggaaggcgagatggaggaggaagggagggagaggggagggcagacagggaggagggagggaccCCAGCCCCTCTCACATCCCCAGGGGCTGCCCAGCCTCAGCAGCAGAGGTGGCCAAACAGGAGGGAAAGCTCTCAAGAGGATGAAGCCAACGCTGGGGATTAAAAACCAAATGCCAGCCCTGCCCCAGACAAGGAGCTCGTTTGTGCTAAGGCCAGAATTGTTATTTGTTAATTATGTGCCTGCCTCGGGCTATTAAAAGCCTATTTCCTGAGCCTGGGATTCCAGAAGGAAGGGAGCAGATCCTAGGGACCCAGGCCCGTCCCAAGGCTTCAGGGGGATGGAGCCTGTGCGGGAAGCCCTTCCCCCTTCCCGGGAGGCAGCCCAGCCTCGTGCTCCGGGTCACCAGGCCCTGACCCCTGCTCTGCGGCCACGTCCTCTGCAGTGGGGGCAGCGCTACGGAGACCAGACCATAGAACCCGGGGCCCTGGAGCTGGCCTTCCACATGGGTTACACAGGCGGGTGCTGGCGTGGTGAGGTCAGACAGGCTTTGAGACCCGGCTCTGCGCCCTCCTAGCTCAGGACAGTGGTTCCCATCGCAGCTGCCCATTGAGATCACCTTGGGATGTTAACATCACCTATACAGGGCCTCACCCTAGACAGGCTGATTCATGGCTCCATGAGGTGCACCAGGATTTTGAAAAGTTCCCAGGTGACTCTATCAGCCAGGGATGGGAACCCCTGAGCTAGGGCTACCGTGGGAACAGGTGGCTTtactcttggagcctcagtttccctggctgTAAAACTGTTATGGCACCAGCCTTGCAGGAAGTGCCAGGTGTGGGGCGTGGGGCTGCCAGGTGTGGGAAGAAATGGCCCTCGGGCAGCCAACTGGCCGGGGCCTGGGGGGTCCTGAGCTGGGGGTGCTGTGCTGCCTCTCCCCTGAGACCACCATTTCCTCAGCGTCCGAAGCTGGGCTCTGGGCCGAGCCTGCCATTTGCACCCCTGCAACCAACCCTCACACCATCCCTCAGGGAGAACACTAGGATCACGCCCATGCTACAAAGGAGAACACGGAGCTTTGGAGAAGGGAGGTAACGTGCTGGGAATACACAGAGCCTGGGGAGCAGAGCTGGGGCTTGACGAGGCTCCACGCACACTGCCCTCACTGCTGCTGGGATCAGCAGCCCTGATCCTTCAAATGCTGAGTCAGGCAAGCCCGTGCCCGAGACGCCACATCCAGGCTCTGTGCAGGATGCCCAGGTCCTTGGGGTCAGGGCACCATTCCCTGTGCCAGCTCTTGGTGAACTCCCGGCCGCCCAGAGGTCACCGCAGACACGCGCTGGAGACAGGAGCAAGTGCTGGCATCACGGCTCACGTGCGACCTCTACTGgttctttttcatttcaattaattgattttttgagacagggtctctctctgtggctcagattcactgcagccttgacttccctggctcaagcgattctcccatcttggcctcccaaagtgctgggtgaaACTACAGGCAttctccaccacacctggctaagttttaaacttttttgtagagacagggcctcactatgttggtcttgaactcctaggctcaaacgatccacctgccttggcctcccaaagtcctgggattacaggtatgagccaccccaCGCGGcctgattcttttaaaaacagttcAAGCTTGCACCCCAGGTGTTCCGCTTGGAGGCCCTGAACGGGACCACACCCTCTTC encodes:
- the C18H16orf74 gene encoding uncharacterized protein C16orf74 homolog isoform X2; this translates as MGLKMSCLKGFKMCVSSSSSSHEEAPVLNDKHLDVPDIIITPPTPTGMMLPRDSGNTVWLDETGSCPDDGELDPEA
- the C18H16orf74 gene encoding uncharacterized protein C16orf74 homolog isoform X1 produces the protein MMKMMVTTLSQALSWRLVIDACLAEEDTEPGGPRPSTSDSGNDLLKACRGASMGLKMSCLKGFKMCVSSSSSSHEEAPVLNDKHLDVPDIIITPPTPTGMMLPRDSGNTVWLDETGSCPDDGELDPEA